The following coding sequences are from one Treponema bryantii window:
- a CDS encoding TRAP transporter permease, with translation MDKQTPAEHSAIDNILPTSNEDEMKKLMQNLDREQAYREHKCWRQYITVIVSIIFVAFQLYATLSGAITAQILRASHLAFVQFLAFLLFPATKKLPKDTLPLYDVILGLAGAGCWMYIVINFQQLVRRSGNNTTLDVIIGIIGILILFESCRRIVGLPIMIIAGTFVIYAFVGKYLPGFLHHRGYSLQRVVCHLFYNTEGIMGTPIGACSTFIFLFILFGALLEKTGIGQFFIDLCNAIAGGASGGPAKVAVLSSALLGTVSGSSVSNTVGSGSFTIPMMKRLGYKGEFAGAVEAAASTGGQLMPPIMGAAAFLMAESLGMPYITIVKAAIIPAILYFTGIFITVHLEAKKLGLKGMPKDKLPRFLPLFLSKGVMILPLVVIIWFLCAGKTAVYAALMGIVACLVIGIVVSIVDLAKGRKPTFGSKDLIDVMCAAARNIISVAIACGMAGIIIGVVTLTGLGLKLGAGLVALAGGKLFLTLIFTMLASIILGMGAPTTANYLITSTITAGAIIQLGVQPLAAHMFAFYFGIIADVTPPVALAAIAGAAIAKARPMKTAFNATKLAIGAFIIPYMFVYNSQMLMIDASIGRILFIIATALIGMFGISVALEGYGFNFTGLLHGTDKPVALKTTFDVVERVLFAIAGLLCVIPETRSDIIGLSMIAILIAYQLITKRILLTKKQ, from the coding sequence TTCTGGTGCAATTACAGCACAGATTTTACGTGCAAGCCACCTTGCCTTTGTTCAATTTCTGGCCTTCCTGCTTTTCCCTGCTACTAAGAAACTTCCTAAAGACACCCTGCCTTTATATGATGTAATTCTTGGTCTTGCAGGTGCCGGCTGCTGGATGTATATCGTAATTAACTTTCAGCAGCTTGTACGCCGTTCCGGAAATAACACAACACTCGACGTAATCATTGGTATCATAGGTATTCTGATTCTTTTTGAAAGCTGCCGACGCATTGTTGGACTTCCAATTATGATTATTGCCGGAACATTTGTAATTTATGCTTTTGTCGGAAAATATCTTCCTGGATTCCTTCACCACAGAGGTTATTCCCTTCAGCGTGTAGTTTGTCATCTTTTCTATAACACAGAAGGTATTATGGGAACTCCTATCGGAGCCTGTTCAACCTTTATCTTCCTGTTTATTCTCTTTGGTGCACTTCTTGAAAAGACTGGTATTGGACAGTTCTTTATTGATCTTTGTAACGCAATTGCCGGTGGTGCGAGCGGTGGACCTGCTAAAGTTGCAGTTCTTTCATCTGCTCTCCTTGGAACAGTTTCCGGTTCGTCGGTTTCTAATACTGTTGGATCAGGTTCTTTCACAATTCCTATGATGAAACGCCTCGGCTACAAAGGAGAATTTGCCGGTGCAGTTGAAGCAGCTGCTTCTACAGGTGGACAGCTTATGCCTCCAATCATGGGTGCTGCAGCTTTCCTCATGGCAGAAAGCCTTGGTATGCCATATATCACAATTGTAAAGGCTGCCATTATTCCTGCTATCCTTTATTTCACAGGAATTTTTATTACAGTACATCTTGAAGCTAAAAAACTTGGTCTTAAAGGAATGCCAAAAGATAAGCTTCCACGCTTCCTTCCTTTGTTCCTCAGCAAAGGTGTTATGATTCTTCCTTTAGTTGTAATCATCTGGTTCCTCTGTGCTGGAAAAACAGCAGTTTACGCAGCCCTTATGGGAATTGTAGCCTGTCTTGTAATTGGAATTGTAGTTTCTATCGTAGACCTGGCAAAAGGAAGAAAACCAACATTCGGTTCAAAAGACCTTATTGATGTTATGTGTGCCGCCGCTCGAAATATCATCAGCGTAGCGATTGCCTGTGGTATGGCTGGAATTATTATTGGTGTAGTAACTCTTACAGGCCTTGGTCTTAAGCTTGGTGCAGGTCTTGTAGCACTTGCAGGCGGAAAACTCTTCCTCACTTTGATTTTTACAATGCTTGCTTCAATCATTCTTGGTATGGGTGCTCCTACAACAGCAAACTACCTGATTACTTCAACAATTACTGCCGGAGCTATCATTCAGCTTGGTGTTCAGCCACTCGCTGCACACATGTTTGCATTCTACTTTGGAATTATTGCAGACGTTACTCCTCCGGTTGCCCTTGCAGCCATTGCCGGTGCCGCCATAGCAAAAGCACGACCTATGAAAACTGCCTTTAATGCTACAAAACTTGCAATCGGAGCATTTATCATTCCGTATATGTTTGTTTATAACTCACAGATGCTTATGATTGATGCATCAATTGGACGTATTCTTTTCATTATTGCAACTGCCTTAATCGGTATGTTCGGTATCAGCGTTGCACTTGAAGGCTATGGATTTAATTTCACAGGACTTCTTCATGGAACTGACAAACCGGTTGCATTAAAAACTACTTTTGATGTTGTTGAGCGTGTTCTTTTTGCAATTGCCGGACTTCTTTGTGTAATTCCAGAAACAAGGTCAGATATTATTGGTCTCAGTATGATTGCAATTCTGATTGCTTACCAGCTGATTACCAAAAGAATTTTATTGACGAAGAAACAGTAA
- the nusB gene encoding transcription antitermination factor NusB, with product MSRRNGRVIAFQAVYSWDVTKASLDDLLSFEWLQKDVEVDGSIDPAEQPVVELSETSKEERTFASLIIAGTISHIDEIDKLIESHLSASWSMERISRVALAILRTSVYELLFQNGAEPKIVIDEAVNIAKDFDTDDSYKFINAVLDKIGKDEPKRA from the coding sequence GTGTCCAGAAGAAATGGTAGAGTAATTGCTTTTCAGGCAGTTTATTCATGGGATGTAACTAAAGCTTCTTTGGACGACCTTCTTTCTTTTGAATGGTTGCAGAAGGATGTTGAGGTTGATGGAAGTATTGATCCGGCTGAACAGCCTGTTGTTGAACTTTCAGAAACTTCAAAAGAAGAGCGAACATTTGCAAGTTTGATAATTGCTGGTACAATAAGTCATATAGATGAAATTGATAAGCTTATTGAAAGTCATCTTTCTGCATCATGGAGTATGGAACGTATAAGCCGTGTTGCACTTGCAATTCTTCGTACAAGTGTTTATGAGCTTTTGTTCCAGAACGGCGCTGAGCCAAAGATTGTCATTGATGAGGCTGTAAATATTGCCAAAGACTTTGACACTGATGATTCCTATAAGTTTATTAATGCAGTGCTTGATAAAATAGGAAAAGATGAGCCGAAAAGAGCTTAA
- a CDS encoding co-chaperone GroES — protein sequence MKIKPLADRVLVKNDKAETKTASGLIIPEAAQEKTQTATVVEVGPGTDENKITVKKGDRIMYDKYAGTQVKIDGEDHLILRMSDIIAVIE from the coding sequence ATGAAAATCAAACCATTAGCAGATCGTGTTCTTGTAAAGAACGACAAAGCAGAAACTAAAACAGCAAGCGGACTCATTATCCCGGAAGCTGCACAGGAAAAAACTCAGACTGCTACTGTAGTTGAAGTTGGACCTGGAACTGATGAAAATAAAATCACAGTAAAGAAAGGCGACAGAATTATGTACGACAAATATGCCGGAACTCAGGTAAAGATTGACGGTGAAGATCACCTCATTCTCCGCATGAGTGATATCATTGCTGTTATTGAGTAA